The Drosophila nasuta strain 15112-1781.00 chromosome 2L, ASM2355853v1, whole genome shotgun sequence genome window below encodes:
- the LOC132793929 gene encoding uncharacterized protein LOC132793929 isoform X2 yields the protein MLQTPSSTSPPTTSALKFPTTTAATQHPQQEVRNSETTNNPIGDQEKEQHFKVKQQQQQHVGLFHDIGENTSSNENYNQEHKDDSSPHITIQIFNCLSIKPLPNDGFPSIVCLECRIKLESFWKFRNMALNSHMALREFLAISDSEHLDTNELEMKLDEILKSTSEAIAATALTELSKSSKTRYSQRQPKLDGVTLVNAKEIIERQIESNIRDMQQAPLLYSNLFESPSLSSQTTSSSSNAIIEHREPILNPDTNKIMTPRTAIKTEKYFELDNGTAIQSKDAKEVEQYKNLQQQLETAAVLMDISKKIVISPPCSNPQSPCLSALSAETSIKSSVIKSKRPSIDNEMLHDTVEIDLSVKKEKNDYEFAATSTSTSRNFGQQPPPPPPPPILDVHVNAPLRGSCDGDLKNYSITINDVGGSSIYQLNTKTPQQQQTKLNTESIATCLSDSEDSSDSNKLEMDIASAMNDRKTPESVNSDHATDAATTQLWQALARSAAKNKDESRATQLIRSMMTNTFVFPAPSAIALTKVPEEPLPLLKSIKCNSSSNSGSSSSSSNALSTTSQKDMSCSNCGTLTTTIWRRSVRGEMVCNACGLYFKLHGVNRPHSMRRDTIHTRRRRPKECEKSKKRNRQLPCNSAADFETHNMNSFIDHKKLDLSISQETLSISDQVFNKYKTDLSETGGGAAATLKDVILKRKKSQSLPEFNDTCEGEELSVPLNLVSSENNAKLTYNAK from the exons ATGCTGCAAACTCCGTCGTCAACTTCTccaccaacaacatcagcattaaaatttccaacaacaacagcagcaacacaacatCCGCAACAAGAAGTGAGAAATAGTGAAACAACAAATAATCCAATTGGCGACCAGGAGAAGGAGCAACACTTCAAAGttaagcagcaacagcagcagcatgttgGACTATTTCATGATATCGGCGAAAATACGTCAAGCAACGAAAATTACAATCAAGAGCATAAAGATGATTCATCACCGCACATTACAATTCAGATATTCAACTGTCTCTCTATTAAG CCATTGCCCAACGATGGATTTCCGTCAATCGTGTGCCTTGAGTGCCGCATTAAACTCGAATCATTTTGGAAGTTCCGCAACATGGCGCTTAATTCGCATATGGCCTTAAGAGAATTCCTGGCAATATCGGACTCTGAGCATCTT gACACAAATGAACTGGAAATGAAACTtgatgaaattttaaaatctacaTCGGAGGCAATAGCGGCAACGGCGCTGACTGAACTGAGCAAATCGTCAAAAACAAGATATAGCCAACGGCAACCGAAACTTGATGGCGTTACCCTTGTAAATGCAAAGGAAATTATCGAGCGCCAAATTGAAAGCAACATCAGAGATATGCAACAAGCTCCATTATTGTATTCAAACCTATTTGAGAGTCCATCCCTTTCATCACAAACAACATCATCGTCGAGCAATGCTATTATTGAGCATCGTGAGCCGATATTGAATCCCGATACCAATAAGATAATGACACCGCGAACAGCAATTAAAACggagaaatattttgaattagaTAATGGGACGGCGATACAATCAAAAGATGCAAAAGAAGTTGAGCAATATAAgaacttgcaacagcaactagaGACTGCCGCAGTGCTTATGGATATAAGTAAAAAAATTGTCATTTCACCACCATGCTCGAATCCCCAATCTCCTTGTCTCTCTGCACTCTCTGCGGAAACAAGTATTAAAAGTTCTGTGATAAAATCAAAACGTCCATCAATCGATAACGAGATGCTGCACGACACTGTTGAAATCGATTTGTCCgtgaaaaaggaaaagaatGATTATGAATTTGCTGCAACCTCAACATCAACGTCACGTAACTTTGGCCAgcaaccgccaccgccaccaccaccaccaatACTTGATGTCCATGTGAATGCTCCTCTAAGGGGCTCTTGCGATGGCGATCTTAAGAATTATAGTATTACGATCAACGATGTTGGCGGCTCATCTATTTACCAATTGAACACAAAaacaccacaacaacaacaaactaaactaaatacCGAAAGTATTGCGACTTGTCTATCGGACTCTGAGGACAGCTCTGATTCGAATAAACTAGAAATGGATATTGCATCGGCAATGAATGATCGCAAGACGCCCGAGAGCGTCAATTCGGATCATGCAACAGATGCGGCGACGACACAACTGTGGCAAGCATTGGCACGTTCCGCTG CCAAAAACAAAGACGAAAGTCGAGCTACGCAACTAATACGCAGCATGATGACTAACACTTTTGTATTTCCTGCGCCGTCGGCAATCGCATTGACAAAAGTACCTGAAGAACCACTACCACTTTTAAAG AGCATCAAATGCAACAGTAGCAgtaacagcggcagcagcagcagtagcagcaatgCTTTATCGACAACGTCGCAAAAGGATATGTCGTGCTCGAATTGTGGTACCCTGACAACAACCATTTGGAGACGCAGTGTGCGAGGCGAGATGGTTTGCAACGCTTGCGGATTGTACTTTAAGCTGCATGGCGTGAATCGACCGCATTCAATGAGACGTGACACCATTCACACTCGGCGTAGGCGGCCCAAAGAGTGCGAGAAATCCAAGAAAA GAAATCGACAATTACCCTGCAACTCGGCGGCAGACTTTGAGACGCATAACATGAATAGTTTCATAGATCACAAAAAGCTGGATTTGTCGATAAGTCAGGAAACACTCAGTATTTCAGATCAAGTATTTAAC AAATACAAAACGGATTTATCTGAAACAGGAGGGGGAGCGGCAGCAACACTGAAAGATGTTATTTTGAAACGGAAAAAATCACAATCTTTGCCTGAGTTTAATGATACCTGCGAAGGCGAGGAACTATCTGTACCTCTTAACCTTGTTTCCAGTGAAAATAATGCAAAGTTAACATACAACGCcaaataa
- the LOC132793929 gene encoding uncharacterized protein LOC132793929 isoform X1 → MLQTPSSTSPPTTSALKFPTTTAATQHPQQEVRNSETTNNPIGDQEKEQHFKVKQQQQQHVGLFHDIGENTSSNENYNQEHKDDSSPHITIQIFNCLSIKPLPNDGFPSIVCLECRIKLESFWKFRNMALNSHMALREFLAISDSEHLDTNELEMKLDEILKSTSEAIAATALTELSKSSKTRYSQRQPKLDGVTLVNAKEIIERQIESNIRDMQQAPLLYSNLFESPSLSSQTTSSSSNAIIEHREPILNPDTNKIMTPRTAIKTEKYFELDNGTAIQSKDAKEVEQYKNLQQQLETAAVLMDISKKIVISPPCSNPQSPCLSALSAETSIKSSVIKSKRPSIDNEMLHDTVEIDLSVKKEKNDYEFAATSTSTSRNFGQQPPPPPPPPILDVHVNAPLRGSCDGDLKNYSITINDVGGSSIYQLNTKTPQQQQTKLNTESIATCLSDSEDSSDSNKLEMDIASAMNDRKTPESVNSDHATDAATTQLWQALARSAAKNKDESRATQLIRSMMTNTFVFPAPSAIALTKVPEEPLPLLKDMSESQSSVVKICRRKQSFPTKTDCIESPDIKVTDTYVRSEGVSNTLTEGIKDKKSIKCNSSSNSGSSSSSSNALSTTSQKDMSCSNCGTLTTTIWRRSVRGEMVCNACGLYFKLHGVNRPHSMRRDTIHTRRRRPKECEKSKKRNRQLPCNSAADFETHNMNSFIDHKKLDLSISQETLSISDQVFNKYKTDLSETGGGAAATLKDVILKRKKSQSLPEFNDTCEGEELSVPLNLVSSENNAKLTYNAK, encoded by the exons ATGCTGCAAACTCCGTCGTCAACTTCTccaccaacaacatcagcattaaaatttccaacaacaacagcagcaacacaacatCCGCAACAAGAAGTGAGAAATAGTGAAACAACAAATAATCCAATTGGCGACCAGGAGAAGGAGCAACACTTCAAAGttaagcagcaacagcagcagcatgttgGACTATTTCATGATATCGGCGAAAATACGTCAAGCAACGAAAATTACAATCAAGAGCATAAAGATGATTCATCACCGCACATTACAATTCAGATATTCAACTGTCTCTCTATTAAG CCATTGCCCAACGATGGATTTCCGTCAATCGTGTGCCTTGAGTGCCGCATTAAACTCGAATCATTTTGGAAGTTCCGCAACATGGCGCTTAATTCGCATATGGCCTTAAGAGAATTCCTGGCAATATCGGACTCTGAGCATCTT gACACAAATGAACTGGAAATGAAACTtgatgaaattttaaaatctacaTCGGAGGCAATAGCGGCAACGGCGCTGACTGAACTGAGCAAATCGTCAAAAACAAGATATAGCCAACGGCAACCGAAACTTGATGGCGTTACCCTTGTAAATGCAAAGGAAATTATCGAGCGCCAAATTGAAAGCAACATCAGAGATATGCAACAAGCTCCATTATTGTATTCAAACCTATTTGAGAGTCCATCCCTTTCATCACAAACAACATCATCGTCGAGCAATGCTATTATTGAGCATCGTGAGCCGATATTGAATCCCGATACCAATAAGATAATGACACCGCGAACAGCAATTAAAACggagaaatattttgaattagaTAATGGGACGGCGATACAATCAAAAGATGCAAAAGAAGTTGAGCAATATAAgaacttgcaacagcaactagaGACTGCCGCAGTGCTTATGGATATAAGTAAAAAAATTGTCATTTCACCACCATGCTCGAATCCCCAATCTCCTTGTCTCTCTGCACTCTCTGCGGAAACAAGTATTAAAAGTTCTGTGATAAAATCAAAACGTCCATCAATCGATAACGAGATGCTGCACGACACTGTTGAAATCGATTTGTCCgtgaaaaaggaaaagaatGATTATGAATTTGCTGCAACCTCAACATCAACGTCACGTAACTTTGGCCAgcaaccgccaccgccaccaccaccaccaatACTTGATGTCCATGTGAATGCTCCTCTAAGGGGCTCTTGCGATGGCGATCTTAAGAATTATAGTATTACGATCAACGATGTTGGCGGCTCATCTATTTACCAATTGAACACAAAaacaccacaacaacaacaaactaaactaaatacCGAAAGTATTGCGACTTGTCTATCGGACTCTGAGGACAGCTCTGATTCGAATAAACTAGAAATGGATATTGCATCGGCAATGAATGATCGCAAGACGCCCGAGAGCGTCAATTCGGATCATGCAACAGATGCGGCGACGACACAACTGTGGCAAGCATTGGCACGTTCCGCTG CCAAAAACAAAGACGAAAGTCGAGCTACGCAACTAATACGCAGCATGATGACTAACACTTTTGTATTTCCTGCGCCGTCGGCAATCGCATTGACAAAAGTACCTGAAGAACCACTACCACTTTTAAAG gATATGTCTGAATCTCAATCAAGTGTTGTCAAAATATGTAGGCGTAAGCAAAGTTTTCCAACCAAAACCGATTGCATTGAGTCTCCAGATATTAAGGTAACAGATACATACGTTCGCTCAGAAGGTGTATCAAACACATTGACAGAGGGAATCAAAGACAAAAAG AGCATCAAATGCAACAGTAGCAgtaacagcggcagcagcagcagtagcagcaatgCTTTATCGACAACGTCGCAAAAGGATATGTCGTGCTCGAATTGTGGTACCCTGACAACAACCATTTGGAGACGCAGTGTGCGAGGCGAGATGGTTTGCAACGCTTGCGGATTGTACTTTAAGCTGCATGGCGTGAATCGACCGCATTCAATGAGACGTGACACCATTCACACTCGGCGTAGGCGGCCCAAAGAGTGCGAGAAATCCAAGAAAA GAAATCGACAATTACCCTGCAACTCGGCGGCAGACTTTGAGACGCATAACATGAATAGTTTCATAGATCACAAAAAGCTGGATTTGTCGATAAGTCAGGAAACACTCAGTATTTCAGATCAAGTATTTAAC AAATACAAAACGGATTTATCTGAAACAGGAGGGGGAGCGGCAGCAACACTGAAAGATGTTATTTTGAAACGGAAAAAATCACAATCTTTGCCTGAGTTTAATGATACCTGCGAAGGCGAGGAACTATCTGTACCTCTTAACCTTGTTTCCAGTGAAAATAATGCAAAGTTAACATACAACGCcaaataa